A region of Sphingomonas crusticola DNA encodes the following proteins:
- a CDS encoding electron transfer flavoprotein subunit beta/FixA family protein: MKVLVPVKRVIDYNVKPRVKMDGSGVDLANVKMSMNPFDEIAVEEAIRLREKGAATEVVAVSVGPQKAQDTLRTALAMGADRAILIMTDAEVEPLGVAKLLKAVMDEEQPGIVMLGKQAIDDDCNQTGQMLAALSGRPQGTFASKVEVSGDRVEVTREVDGGLETVSLAMPAIVTTDLRLNEPRYASLPNIMKAKTKPMAQKTPEDYGVDIAPRLTTLKVVEPSKRQAGVKLDNVDALVGKLKDMGIAQ, translated from the coding sequence GTGAAGGTCCTCGTCCCCGTCAAGCGGGTGATCGACTATAACGTGAAGCCGCGCGTCAAGATGGACGGCAGCGGCGTCGATCTCGCCAACGTCAAGATGTCGATGAACCCGTTCGACGAGATCGCGGTGGAAGAGGCGATCAGACTGCGCGAGAAGGGCGCCGCGACCGAGGTCGTGGCCGTCTCCGTCGGGCCGCAAAAGGCGCAGGACACGCTGCGGACCGCACTGGCAATGGGTGCTGACCGCGCCATTTTGATCATGACCGACGCCGAGGTCGAGCCGCTGGGGGTCGCCAAGCTGCTGAAGGCGGTAATGGACGAAGAGCAGCCCGGCATCGTCATGCTGGGCAAGCAGGCGATCGACGACGATTGCAACCAGACGGGACAGATGCTGGCGGCGCTGAGCGGGCGGCCGCAGGGCACGTTCGCCTCCAAGGTCGAAGTCAGCGGCGACCGGGTCGAGGTGACGCGCGAAGTCGACGGCGGGCTGGAGACGGTCAGCCTGGCGATGCCCGCGATCGTGACGACCGACCTGCGTCTCAACGAGCCGCGTTATGCGAGCCTGCCCAATATCATGAAGGCCAAGACGAAGCCGATGGCACAGAAGACGCCTGAGGATTATGGCGTCGACATCGCGCCTCGCCTGACCACGCTTAAGGTGGTCGAGCCTTCCAAGCGTCAGGCGGGCGTCAAGCTCGACAACGTCGATGCGCTGGTCGGCAAGCTCAAGGATATGGGGATCGCACAATGA
- the sucC gene encoding ADP-forming succinate--CoA ligase subunit beta: protein MNIHEYQAKELLAKFGVAIPLGFAAMSVDEAVAAAGKLPGPLYVVKAQIHAGGRGKGKFKELGADAKGGVRLSKTLDEVRANATDMLGNTLVTIQTGDAGKQVNRLYITDGADIAKEYYLSMLVDRSTGRIALVVSTEGGMDIETVAHETPEKIRTIIIDPAEGFQPHHGRAVAFALKLKGDLNKQAVKLAGQLYDAFVSTDMAMLEVNPLVETTDGKLLVLDAKVSFDSNSLYRHPDILALRDETEEDPAEVEASKYDLAYIKLDGNIGCMVNGAGLAMATMDIIKLNGAFPANFLDVGGGASKEKVTAAFKLILSDPAVKGILVNIFGGIMRCDIIAEGIVAAAKEVNLSVPLVVRLEGTNVQQGKEILANSGLPIVAADDLGDAAKKIVAQVKQAA, encoded by the coding sequence ATGAACATCCACGAATATCAGGCCAAGGAACTGCTTGCGAAGTTCGGCGTCGCCATCCCCTTGGGCTTCGCCGCGATGAGCGTCGACGAGGCGGTCGCGGCCGCCGGCAAGCTCCCTGGGCCGCTTTATGTCGTTAAGGCGCAGATCCATGCCGGCGGACGCGGCAAGGGCAAGTTCAAGGAATTGGGCGCGGACGCCAAGGGCGGCGTGCGCCTGTCCAAGACGCTGGACGAGGTACGGGCCAACGCGACCGACATGCTCGGCAATACTTTGGTGACGATCCAGACCGGCGATGCCGGCAAGCAGGTCAACCGCCTCTACATCACCGACGGCGCCGACATCGCGAAGGAATATTATCTCTCGATGCTGGTCGATCGTTCGACCGGCCGTATCGCGCTGGTCGTATCGACCGAAGGCGGCATGGACATCGAGACGGTTGCGCATGAGACGCCCGAGAAGATCCGCACGATCATCATCGACCCGGCCGAGGGCTTCCAGCCGCATCATGGCCGCGCCGTTGCGTTCGCGCTCAAGCTCAAGGGCGATCTCAACAAGCAGGCGGTCAAGCTGGCCGGCCAGCTCTACGACGCCTTCGTCAGCACCGACATGGCGATGCTGGAGGTGAACCCGCTGGTCGAGACCACCGACGGCAAATTGCTCGTGCTCGACGCCAAGGTCTCGTTCGATTCGAATAGCCTGTATCGTCACCCCGACATCCTCGCGCTGCGCGATGAGACCGAAGAGGATCCGGCCGAAGTCGAGGCATCCAAGTACGACCTCGCCTACATCAAGCTGGACGGTAATATCGGCTGCATGGTGAACGGCGCCGGCCTCGCCATGGCGACGATGGACATCATCAAGCTCAACGGCGCCTTCCCCGCAAACTTCCTCGACGTCGGCGGCGGCGCTTCCAAGGAGAAGGTGACGGCGGCATTCAAGCTGATCCTGTCCGACCCGGCGGTGAAGGGCATCCTCGTCAACATCTTCGGCGGGATCATGCGCTGCGACATCATCGCCGAGGGCATTGTCGCCGCCGCCAAGGAAGTGAATCTGTCGGTGCCGCTGGTTGTCCGGTTGGAAGGCACCAACGTCCAGCAGGGCAAGGAAATCCTGGCCAATTCGGGCCTGCCGATCGTGGCGGCGGACGATCTGGGCGACGCGGCGAAGAAGATCGTGGCGCAGGTGAAGCAGGCCGCCTGA